acacggaatagagattggaaactcggaacatggaactgcaagactctcaattttcttgcgagtatcGAAATTCTcccggaaatattgagagcccacaatttcaacatcgtagcgctgcaggagatttgctggaaaggttcgatagTGCCATCAAGTGTTGTAGATTTATCtagaatggtacagattttttcgagtGTGAGGGGATGGACaagaacaagattcatttcgagaggttcatctgtcaatagcttatgtgtgaagtttcacgacatttcgtttatttgttcacaaactacagttgtttatgtgtattcgtatagaaaatgagtATTCCTGAGTATTTGTATTGAGAATGGAAAAACAGGAATATCGTAtgttgatcaaacattgttcttTGATGGAAAAATCTCCTAAACAaccaatgcagtggttgacgaaatgttattttaCTCCTGCTACTTCGAGAACgacagatgcacctcgctctggaaggccaaaagaggctacggatccagaaatcgtaaaacactTAAACGACTtattttgaacgatcgtaaagtgaagttacgcgagttagctgaggctgtgggcatttcaaaagaatgaGTGGaatacattttggacatgaaaatgTTATATGCGCAATTAGCgacgcgtttgctgaccgtcggcCAAAAACagtggcgcgttgatgattcaacagtcgATTTGGTGTTGTTGAAACGTAaccgagtggacttctttcgacgttttgtaacaatggatgaaacgtggatcctttaccacactcctgaggcAAAAGGCAGTGAGCAGAATGGCACTAAGgcagacttagacgtttcgtactaaaTAAagagaatcgaaatgttggaaactcgctataccaagtgtattgccctcgatgGAAACAGTTCCCATTAAAAATTCCGGGACTTTTCAGTCCATGAGGTATGGTCACAAGTTCATCAAAAGTTTCTGGTTTCTGGTGGGGACTGCACTGTCCGTgtaataactgtttagtagctGTGGCATGTTACACTATTGTTATCATAATTACAATTCTCGGAAAGAAAAATTTAGTCAACATTGTTGTCAAAACAGTGAATGCATTCCCTCATCAGTAATTTCGTCAggatttattttaattaatcCAGCTTTTAAATCGTTTAGTATCTTCTGTTTCCGAATGATCAATTCATTGGAAAGCAGCTTCAATTCAGCGCTGAACAGAATCAGTTGATTATTTCTCAAGATCTCTCCTACAGTTTTCCTGAGTAACAAATCCATTTTATGGATGTTCGATTGCTCCATCTTCATAGGAACTGGGATATCTGCAACACTCTCATACTCATTAGACCGTCGTAAAAGCTCGCTTACGATGGCATCATAATTTGCGGATGAGCCTCTCAACGTCGTAGTGTTCTTCTCCCATGTGTAAAAACGTGGACTCGGTTTTTCGAGCTTCATCCACATCTGCGAAACGATACCATCCGGAACGGGTTTCGTTCTTTGTGAGTTTCTAACTCGAGCGTCCAGCAACGGAACTTCGAAATAAATTTGCTGATAACCGGTGCAGTGTTTTCTGGCGAGTTTGAATATTTCGTAACGCATGCTTCTATAATACATATTGTCGTCAAGCAATAGGACGTATACTTGTGTCCCCGATGTTGGTTCCAGCTGTAGTGGCAGATCTAGACCGTATTCTTCCTTTAACGCCTCGCTCAATTGATTCATCAGAAATGGATCGTTTTTCTGGATGGCTTCTACTAGACTTTCAAGAAATCGTAATAGTAATTGTCGCTTGCTTTTGAACAAACCCTTATCCATATCATTTGCGTTTTCTAATTTGATGAAACTATCATAACAAATATGTATCAGTTTAACAGATGAATCCTTTCCTTCCAAATAACGCTGGAAGTTATTGCAGAAGCTAGTCTTTCCAGCCCCGGGGATACCTATCAGTACactcaaacaaattttattcaTAGTTCTACCTTCTACAAAATTAGCCTATATTTCGGAATTTCACACACCGCCCAAACTTAATTGGCCACCGTTTCGATATTAGCAGTTTCCTCCGGTGCACCACCACTCGCGTCGGCCAGAAGCTGGCTCTGCacctgctgttgttgttgaatCTCCGCTAGCTTTGCCTGTTGGGCTTCGAATTCGACCATTCTCCGCTGGTTGATTTCTCCCTGCACACCCACGTAAACCTGCATCAGCCGCTGGTTCAGGTTGATAAACTTGCCGACACACCGTTCCGCACAGCGAACTTCGTCTTGGCTCAAATCTCGACCGAAGAAATTGTCCACACAGGAAGTGAAACACAACTCAGTCACTTTGTTATATAATCCTAGCACATCTTTCATCTGTTGTAGCAGGTAAAGCGggcgaatgaaatgagataacGGTTAACTTCGTTGGTCTTTCCCCAATAGCGGAAGAAATTTTGTTACATTACGTAGTTCGTAATCCATGTTTTTGATTTAGTTTTAATTTATCCTTCGGCAATGGTAATTGGAACAAGATATTCGAGATGATTTGTTTACTTATAAATTTTAccggggatagtaacttcaagcaaaaaagtgggaccgattcgaggttgcttttatgtaaacagtgaactttttttacactctaatagcgaattcgtttttgttcagtttcaaccccagtgccgcactaactgctgtcaaaacgtttttttattcactcagtttcgtactcagtgtcgcactagttcgccccgaaagctgttacccacattccgttttgcctgccaagatcgggtcgatgaaatgtcaacaatcgacctcaaatgctgccaccttgcaatcgagttatcgacctttcatatgcattcatcgaacaacttgacgccactttttcgccaacatgtgcaagacgtcgacctgcttgcagcgctgctttcagcactgcttgctgcttgtttgtattggtttgttattgaaaatgaaaaggaaatacattgatcgattttaatcattttattgaaaaaaaataataaaaatccatgtataataaaaataaggtatataatggaatcggtgcatccgggttgtctggattgacgattcaaatccgactgagtacattgatgaatacctccttgcccttgatgacacagatatgtggctgaggaggattcttcaatgtgcgtgaagcacgagatctccgatggggaaaattgctcgaaatactatcgatggccaggtcctgctgctgttgctgttccccggaatagcaccctggacttaaagtatactgctgcgggaaagctgatgctgttggctggtgtgacagaagtggaaataagcaatgtggtgatgagggaaatcatctttctcattcgccgattgattgagtcggatgtattcatagctgaaacaaaataaaatgattagtacgtgaaaagcagaaatgaattccctactcaccagttgtatgatccggataaaaatgcgaacattaaaatatcatgcgattacgttcgctaacctcgcctattttcattctactatactacggaatcagtgcattcgggttcctccggggtagtaattcagctgagcaagttgataaatatctccttgtcgttgagttttcgtatctgaagaggatttttgaatgtgcgcgaagcacggaacctctaatggggaaagttcttcgcgataccataccatggtcaaattctgctgttgctgctgttgatgctgtcccccggcattgccaacaggggttggaggttactgctgcaggaaaacggatgttgttggctgctgtgatagaagtggaaatccgcactgtggtgatgggagaaatcatctttctcacttaccgattgatggaagcaaacgagtcgaatgtattcatagctgataagacaagataaaataattaataattaaaaagccgaaatatatttcatactcaccagttgtatgatccatttgtttttgtttgagatgacagtttagcggagtggaaaaaagaaccaccagtgatgccatttggtttgtttaattattcagtattttcgactaacgaactatccgcgttgacgatatttgggaataggcatgacagtatggatttgcagaaggaatgaatacaattttaaaatgaaaattatgaatgaacatgatttttccttaatcaaattagtactctatgtaagtgaaaatcatcattgcctgcaagtggtgaaaaaacgtcataaaaaatatgttttgagataattttatattataatgacaagtttttttgagaatatctgaacgtctatagaaaataattcaaattagggtcataacaacgtactttaagtagaaaaaattatgccaagaaaaaaatttcatacaaattttagcaaatataaactgattcgggccgactaatatgatagagaatagtttgcctcatacaaactaatgccgtatccagatgtcgatacctaatcgtcgtcatcgtgaataggtaacagcgttacggtcgttgttaggtcgatgtttttttcgtcgattggattgtgggtagtttcgcactgagatgtttcacgggttggcactcgggttcaccaatacaactatactgaactgtcaagttccgaatattgttttggaaaatctaaaaataaagactatgaaaatggaaaacctgctgcttttgcttttgtattattggaatcgtaatccaattcggattctgattttgaagagtagagtagacggcattaagctacgtgtgctttcattgggaggtgaaaataatgatggatattcaggtggaataaatttcaaaatcaaaattatgaatgaaaatttactttgacgtatcgaatatttattttatgtgattaaataaaagtttttttccgatatcgcagaatattgaacgaaaactgtgtctaatgatggttttatattataatagtaattatttgtggaacaaacaggaaatgcatcgataaatggttaagtgagtgtcagaactacatgtgttaggtaatcaaacaatattaagtaaaaattttcattcaaacttttatatgtttactctgcacttggcccttctgatctgatggagaacaatttacctcccaagcactaatatcaccaccagacgtcgacactgtacatttgccgtaaatataaacaaatcagactatataacgcacaccaacaaaccaccgcattcgtgaaactgaaaacgtttttttattacagagtcagtttggcactgactcagttttaaaaacgaattcgctataaaaattgcaccgacttgcactgacaactgaatgatattgtcaatttgtgcgagatacctcaaaacagctgggaataaatattgtttatatatacagtaagttacatttaatgcgacgtttagattattggacagacctgtaatgtgacacgtttaattagacatttttggaaacatcgagttcgggggcGCCTCCTCAGCGACACTGAATGGTGCCTCGgaatgtcgtattaaatttaaattactgtattatattgttatttttgttcgcatcataagcaacgaacacacatttattttccacttgcaacagtattcacgatgattggatggatgaatatacgacttatacatgcatctagtacgactattgtcatgcgtatatacgatttactatagacaaccaaaaaaaaaaagaatggcggaaaacgttcttgataattataataattattatacatttttggaaatacatgtatgtttggaatatcacgttaaaaattatttttaagtccgaatatttccgatttcaagaaaagtgaaagttaaagttgctttttttatttttaacttttacgaacgaaagattatctgtttgccggtcttttgcgttctgataagcataatgacaaaaataaattagttcaacttcgtcattcaattgcacttaactcaaaactgtaaacatgagattatgaacttgacaaaccaagctgccaagtatgccaacccagcaaacattaaatcgtataactatcgtaTATAGATCATTGAgtatctgatattttgggtggtatatgatgcgcccaaatagcatgtacagtaagttacctctaatcctcAACATATcgaggcactactcagtgtcgcattacaggtgattggcttgtaattggacattcacgatTATAGTGGTCGTattgtcgacgtctggtggcgactttcaatctggggccatactttAGGTACCAaaatcgatgtttacaaaatatccaattagagatgaaaatgtccaattattcgtgttCCATTACAGGTTtgtccaattaactaaatgtcgaattaaaggtaacttactgtacattcaaggttattaggcaatacctaaaggtggccgtacactgtttgcccggaggtcaaatatttgatattttttgacagataaggtttgatttgatatttgtacaaacactattttgtttgccactcttcaattttcaatagtagtaaacaatatcaaacaccgaacatggaaaaaatcaactgaaatattcaaggtatcctaaccatgtaccgacaggttcgaagaacagactgaaaaaatattttaggcatccaataattgaatatttgcttgtcgtgttttgtgtagaatatatttgatcattacacgttgaccaaattttatctgtcaaaaagagtcaaatatttggcttcggtcaaacagtgtatgagcaccctaataacataataagtctgttgttatacgaatatacgattcatcactgccataaaaTACTGGCGGAAAATATTGaagtaaaatgttcggcccggggaatcaccatttttgtatgtatatagaacctttataaacatttatgtttgtagaaataataattaatcaattgacttttagggatataaatgtttgatatgagtggTGGCGACGGTTATAAAATTGCTCCAATGGGATTTGAACTCTGGTTGTTGggattatcaagccgcagctatctcgtacggctatctgaaataggATTCTAGGGCAATCAaagctcttacatatgatacgaaagagttgcaatcggatacgtcattcctgattgtttattgtgcttcagtggaaatatcgcaaaatttatatagaaatggttgtatccgagacacgaccgcttagatcgttttttctttccaaatttgatggtttatcatttagaatattattttgcgaatacgtcgaaatttcataaataactctttagtaaaaagttccggggaccctgaaaaggtttaatggcttgcgtagttttgtggaatcatttcgagaagcaacgatcattttttgcatttgcgagaacaatacactaattggtcatatgtcgcaatttgtttctttatatcaatgcacgcattgcactgaatattaacgagaggcatcttccgtgcatcgccatcaaagacgaatgaactctctgagtttcaaatgtctataattcaaaagaagaagaagaagaagtgcatcgccattcatcaAGGATCAAAcatgcgtctaacagatgcacgcagttgcagtgctaaaaatgaatCATCGCGAGAataaccgtttatgaaaaatcatttctcgACTCTCTGTCAAAACCGTCATTAAAGTTtctaagttctaagtttcgcgcaacgaaaacaagcaacacacaaaaaaccaaacactgatgtttagaagcgacctataatcatttgcactctcctcttttttcgcctgctttgccatggctcggatggatGGTTGATGGTTGTTGTTGGAAttacaatgccagatgcacttcaagtgaaatatttgaTAGCGTTTACAACTCGAGGGGtaacattaaacacaaaacgagcagaataagcgacctttgttgtttcgggcacagcaagattctgagaattttcctcagaggagattcaatacttatacgctagcgacagcttacttactatgcaagggtggagtttactttgcaaattttctcttttcgctatcccccttcgttgtttctgttgcagcgGCTGCctaagttacccgttattgacagctctgttcgggaaagcacacgaatggacagaacaaatgtatgggaaactgggaatgcttccaattttcatcaatttaaaccatatacagactatgggattgtaatgtatagcatatcaagcaaaaaaatcttagaaaatttccaattcgattggtatgcaaatcgtttaaatccgtttgtagcaaaaatagttattaacgttaactttatttcataaaaacgtgacctgttttctgatttgacaccctaaatgtaagacgtagtcctacgtaaaaaattggaggcgatatacatacatccaagacacattattgtatgatgtgtataactggcatattcatatgaaattggaggccatatacatgtatatggggtatatgatgtaatataaacgataattatacgatttaatttttctaggtatatcgcctccacgtttgtatgtatgggctggctaggcgcatcatatacatgcaatttatattaatcatacttgtatgtttgtgaatataatcctcaaaataaaatcattacattaaaccttcgtttcaaacaacttatacagtaaccaaatcacgcaataaacatcaagaattgctgggaatctcttatcaatatttgttcaaatttaaaaatgtgcttaactccagttttgttgacaacttttatgcattcaattaaatcgtacgataaatcatataaatataaacataaaattcccacctttcatccttcattggacacctcgtagtagaaatcaaggcgcctagaagtatatcctaaggtgaggctgtttcgtcactaagttggttaggggagcggtatatggaaacagtacggaagaaagcagtaggggaattatttgcttgaagcgcgaaagagacagactgatcacaggcgagcttgggcacaggcgtattgtgttttgtttacaaacaaaacacagtagacttacaatatggctgaagagtggttttagtaagttggcccaccttaggatatacttctaggcgccttggtagaaatctgtcagtatgcatacactctcctacgaaacatagtggaaaaaaatatattcgtcgatgtaaacaagcggtgaaaaaggagacacttttcgacgagagatttgtatgaagttccactgccgtgatTTTACTCACACCCTTCGACAGTTTCGTTTTCAAATGTCGCATTTAAAAGttcaaccaaggcgcctagaagtataatcctaaggtgggccaacttgctaaaaccacttttcagccatcttggaagt
The Toxorhynchites rutilus septentrionalis strain SRP chromosome 2, ASM2978413v1, whole genome shotgun sequence genome window above contains:
- the LOC129764632 gene encoding L-seryl-tRNA(Sec) kinase encodes the protein MNKICLSVLIGIPGAGKTSFCNNFQRYLEGKDSSVKLIHICYDSFIKLENANDMDKGLFKSKRQLLLRFLESLVEAIQKNDPFLMNQLSEALKEEYGLDLPLQLEPTSGTQVYVLLLDDNMYYRSMRYEIFKLARKHCTGYQQIYFEVPLLDARVRNSQRTKPVPDGIVSQMWMKLEKPSPRFYTWEKNTTTLRGSSANYDAIVSELLRRSNEYESVADIPVPMKMEQSNIHKMDLLLRKTVGEILRNNQLILFSAELKLLSNELIIRKQKILNDLKAGLIKINPDEITDEGMHSLF
- the LOC129764637 gene encoding mitochondrial import inner membrane translocase subunit Tim10B isoform X1 is translated as MDYELRNMKDVLGLYNKVTELCFTSCVDNFFGRDLSQDEVRCAERCVGKFINLNQRLMQVYVGVQGEINQRRMVEFEAQQAKLAEIQQQQQVQSQLLADASGGAPEETANIETVAN
- the LOC129764637 gene encoding mitochondrial import inner membrane translocase subunit Tim10B isoform X2 — translated: MKDVLGLYNKVTELCFTSCVDNFFGRDLSQDEVRCAERCVGKFINLNQRLMQVYVGVQGEINQRRMVEFEAQQAKLAEIQQQQQVQSQLLADASGGAPEETANIETVAN